The proteins below are encoded in one region of Telopea speciosissima isolate NSW1024214 ecotype Mountain lineage chromosome 10, Tspe_v1, whole genome shotgun sequence:
- the LOC122642975 gene encoding activator of 90 kDa heat shock protein ATPase homolog produces the protein MAKYGEGDKRWIVEDRPDGTNVHNWHWAETNCLEWSRNLLSKLLSDLTIVDGEGNLYIKTKEVDKVEGEAFINIRKGKIIPGYEISVSLSWEGEARDADGKSLLKVDGSVEIPYIADENADEDPEIKVTVMDEGPIGRRIKDAFLSKGKPIVLEKVRVYVQSMAKGGPAKEELEIKKPSTNESSSSPAAIAPSTATATSTATPTPPAQTKKDTKGKKGFKSISLTEKFHCRAKDIYEIMMDENRWKGFTQSNAKINREVGGQFSLFDGSITGINQELQEGKLIVQKWRFGSWPDGIHSMVRLTFDEPEPGVTIVKLTQTDVPEEDRYGNSTVVENTERGWRDLIFYKIRAVFGFGV, from the exons atggcgAAATATGGGGAAGGTGACAAACGCTGGATCGTGGAAGACAGACCAGACGGCACCAACGTCCACAACTGGCACTGGGCCGAGACCAACTGCCTCGAATGGTCTCGCAACCTCCTTAGCAAGCTCCTTTCCGACCTAACCATCGTGGATGGCGAGGGCAACCTCTACATCAAGACCAAGGAGGTCGACAAGGTTGAGGGCGAGGCATTCATTAACATTCGCAAGGGAAAGATTATCCCCGGTTACGAGATTAGTGTCTCCTTGTCCTGGGAAGGCGAGGCCCGTGACGCCGACGGCAAATCCCTCCTCAAGGTCGACGGCTCCGTCGAAATCCCTTACATTGCCGATGAGAACGCTGACGAAGACCCCGAAATCAAAGTCACTGTCATGGACGAAGGTCCCATTGGAAGGAGAATCAAGGACGCGTTCCTTTCTAAGGGGAAACCCATTGTGTTGGAGAAAGTTAGGGTTTACGTTCAGAGTATGGCTAAAGGTGGTCCTGCCAAGGAGGAATTGGAGATCAAGAAGCCTTCCACCAACGAGTCTTCTTCATCACCGGCGGCCATCGCTCCTTCCACAGCCACCGCCACCTCTACCGCTACCCCTACCCCTCCTGCTCAGACGAAGAAGGACACTAAGGGTAAGAAAGGGTTCAAGTCGATTTCTTTGACTGAGAAGTTCCATTGTCGGGCCAAGGACATCTACGAGATCATGATGGATGAGAACAGGTGGAAAGGGTTTACTCAGAGTAACGCGAAGATTAACAGGGAAGTCGGGGGACAGTTTAGTCTTTTTGACGGTTCAATCACGGGGATCAATCAGGAGTTGCAGGAGGGTAAGCTGATCGTTCAGAAGTGGAGGTTCGGCAGCTGGCCTGATGGGATACATTCTATG GTACGCCTTACATTTGATGAGCCGGAACCAGGTGTCACCATTGTCAAGCTGACGCAGACTGATGTTCCTGAAGAAGACag ATATGGTAACTCCACTGTTGTTGAGAACACGGAGAGAGGGTGGCGGGACCTTATATTCTACAAGATACGCGCAGTTTTTGGCTTCGGAGTCTaa
- the LOC122643152 gene encoding gamma-tubulin complex component 3-like, which produces MEDQRVLDLVKQLVLRLISPNRNDSEQSTHSIDTDKALKYAMRILGSRMTSSISIDEAAMAESIKRHLVNQGKSSDALTFADLYTKFSSKSGPCSIHNKWAVLYLLKVISEDRRKEKRSDSRVSSGFLSSTVSGGLPVLFEDDKGTRNQKPPDKGWSGGVLLVTKDPDNLRDIAFREFADLLKEESDVSESHLVRDVLYACQGINGKYVKFDKSIDAYVLPDSIKVPRATRIMVRKLCELGWLFRKVKGYISESMDRFPAEDVGTVGQAFCAALQDELAEYYKLLAVLEAQSMNPIPLVSETANSGNYLSLRRLSVWFAEPMVKMRLMAVLVDSCRVLRGGAMAGAIHMHAQHGDPLVQDFMSRLLRRICSPLFEMVRSWVLEGELDDIFAEFFVLGQPVKAESLWQEGYRLHAGMLPSFIPQSLAQRILRTGKSINFLRVCCEDQGWADAATEAAAVVGTTTRRWGLGYGEIDALESLVVEAAKRIDKHLMDVLYKRYKFKEHCLAIKRYLLLGQGDFVQYLMDTVGPELSEPANTISSFKLAGLLESAIRASNAQYDHDKLDRLKVKMMPHGTGDRGWDVFSLEYDARVPLNTVFTESVMARYLRIFNFLWKLRRVEHALIGAWKTMKPNCISSHFFLKQEGSIKLQFTLALRRCQALWDEMNHFVTNLQYYIMFEVLEVSWSNFSNEMEAAKDLDDLLAAHEKYLYSIVEKSLLGECSQTLSKTLFVLFDLILQFRSHADRLYEGIHELQARTMESSLSSRTRSRSKSKSNNESSDYGTWVGGGRKAVTQHAGEFLRNMRNDLDTIAKEYSSLLEGFIAQLPVQQHVDLKFLLFRLDFTEFYSRQRLCT; this is translated from the exons atGGAAGACCAGAGAGTGTTGGATCTGGTGAAGCAGTTGGTTCTCCGGTTAATCTCTCCCAACAGGAACGATTCGGAACAGTCGACCCATTCAATCGACACCGACAAGGCGCTCAAGTACGCAATGCGTATCCTCGGCAGTCGAATGACATCTTCCATCTCCATCGACGAGGCCGCAATGGCCGAGTCCATCAAGCGCCACCTCGTCAACCAAGGTAAGTCGTCCGATGCCCTAACCTTCGCCGATCTCTACACCAAGTTCTCCTCCAAGTCTGGCCCCTGCAGTATCCACAACAAGTGGGCTGTGCTTTACCTTCTCAAAGTCATCTCCGAAGATCGACGCAAAGAGAAGAGAtctgattctagggtttcctCCGGTTTCTTATCTTCCACCGTCTCCGGGGGTCTCCCTGTACTGTTCGAAGACGACAAGGGCACTCGGAACCAAAAGCCTCCCGATAAGGGTTGGAGTGGCGGGGTTTTGCTGGTCACCAAGGATCCAGACAATCTTAGGGATATCGCTTTCCGGGAGTTCGCGGATTTGTTGAAGGAAGAAAGTGATGTCTCGGAGAGTCATTTGGTTAGGGATGTCTTGTATGCTTGTCAAGGGATAAATGGCAAGTATGTGAAATTCGATAAGAGTATTGACGCCTATGTGCTCCCGGACTCGATTAAAGTGCCCAGAGCTACCAGAATTATGGTTCGGAAGCTCTGTGAGCTGGGTTGGTTATTTAGGAAAGTCAAAGGTTATATATCGGAGAGCATGGATAGATTTCCTGCTGAGGATGTTGGAACAGTAGGGCAAGCCTTTTGTGCCGCATTGCAAGATGAGCTTGCCGAGTATTACAAATTATTGGCTGTCCTAGAAGCGCAGTCCATGAATCCCATTCCCTTGGTTTCCGAGACGGCGAACTCGGGTAATTATCTCTCGCTGAGGAGGTTGTCGGTTTGGTTTGCAGAACCGATGGTGAAGATGAGGCTGATGGCTGTCCTGGTTGACAGTTGCAGGGTTTTGAGGGGCGGTGCAATGGCAGGGGCAATCCATATGCACGCCCAGCATGGAGACCCTTTGGTTCAAGACTTCATGAGCCGTCTGCTTCGTCGGATATGCTCTCCACTGTTTGAAATGGTGAGGAGTTGGGTTTTGGAGGGGGAGCTGGATGACATTTTTGCCGAGTTCTTTGTTTTGGGACAGCCCGTGAAAGCTGAGTCTTTATGGCAGGAGGGATACAGGCTCCACGCGGGAATGCTTCCCTCTTTCATACCACAATCCCTCGCTCAAAGGATTTTGAGAACTGGGAAGTCAATAAACTTTCTTCGAGTCTGTTGTGAGGATCAGGGTTGGGCTGACGCTGCAACAGAGGCAGCAGCTGTTGTTGGAACGACAACTCGGAGATGGGGGCTGGGGTACGGTGAAATTGATGCACTCGAGTCTCTGGTTGTTGAAGCGGCCAAGAGGATAGATAAACATCTAATGGATGTCTTGTACAAGAGGTACAAGTTCAAGGAACATTGTCTTGCAATTAAGCGCTATTTGCTTCTTGGGCAAGGTGATTTCGTTCAGTACCTAATGGATACCGTGGGGCCAGAACTTTCAGAACCTGCAAATACTATCAGCTCATTCAAACTAGCTGGGTTGCTGGAAAGTGCAATCCGGGCATCAAATGCACAGTATGATCATGACAAACTGGACAGGTTAAAGGTCAAGATGATGCCACATGGTACTGGAGACAGGGGTTGGGATGTTTTCTCCTTGGAGTATGATGCAAGAGTTCCCCTAAATACTGTTTTTACTGAATCTGTCATGGCAAGGTATCTTAGAATCTTTAATTTCCTTTGGAAGCTTAGACGTGTCGAGCATGCCCTGATAGGAGCTTGGAAGACGATGAAGCCGAATTGTATTTCTTCTCACTTTTTCTTGAAGCAGGAAGGTTCTATTAAACTGCAATTCACATTAGCATTGCGGCGGTGCCAAGCTCTTTGGGATGAGATGAACCATTTTGTCACAAATCTACAATATTATATAATGTTTGAGGTTTTGGAAGTGTCATGGTCCAATTTTTCAAATGAAATGGAGGCTGCAAAAGATCTGGATGACCTGCTTGCAGCACATGAGAAATATCTCTATTCTATTGTGGAAAAGTCCCTTCTTGGAGAGTGCTCCCAAACCCTTTCTAAGACGCTGTTTGTATTATTTGATCTTATATTGCAGTTCCGTAGTCATGCTGATCGGTTATATGAAGGTATCCACGAGTTGCAAGCAAG AACGATGGAATCTTCTTTGTCCTCTCGAACGAGGAGcagatcaaaatcaaaatcaaataatgAATCCTCAGACTACGGGACATGGGTTGGTGGGGGCAGGAAGGCCGTAACACAACATGCTGGAGAATTTCTTCGAAACATGCGAAATGACTTGGACACAATTGCAAAAGAATACTCATCACTACTTGAAGGGTTCATAGCACAATTACCTGTGCAGCAACATGTTGATTTGAAGTTCCTTCTATTCCGTTTAGACTTCACTGAATTTTATAGTCGTCAACGTCTTTGTACATAA